From one Pontibacillus sp. HMF3514 genomic stretch:
- a CDS encoding MFS transporter — protein sequence MNVGNSEKTYRYFQAFYLFTFFGFGSLFPLLSVYLENEKHLNNTQIGMIVAAIPLVTIFLQPVWGMLSDYTRKPRQLLLIAGVMAGIMSLLYTWLDGFLLLFLGIIGVALFQSAIVPLSDSLSLHFVQQFDKEYGNIRLWGALGFALAVFVVGNITDMTGSLTWIFYAFSLGMLLSVFALTSFPKRGQSVQIDFRQGFKTLMKEKTFLIFLCSNFLIFGPVLANNYYFGKFILAVGGTLSGVGIAFLLAAGSEAPFMKLSQKIINRLDVIPVMLLCAFISFARWLFYFFDPNVTLVYATTIAQGISVGLYIPAALLFVRQTAPKEVQATAVGIYSAVGNGMGNAFFTFIAGILLDVLNVFWMYAFFSCMTLLGMVLILVVRKEAMKQSPIRNTSYEGV from the coding sequence ATGAATGTAGGAAACTCAGAGAAAACGTATCGCTATTTCCAAGCCTTTTACCTGTTCACGTTTTTTGGCTTTGGATCACTATTCCCTTTACTATCGGTATATTTAGAGAACGAAAAACACCTGAATAACACACAGATCGGTATGATTGTAGCAGCTATCCCATTAGTAACTATTTTCCTGCAACCTGTCTGGGGGATGCTTAGTGATTATACAAGAAAACCACGACAACTCTTATTGATTGCAGGTGTAATGGCTGGGATTATGTCCTTGCTTTACACTTGGTTAGATGGTTTTCTTCTTTTATTTCTAGGCATTATTGGAGTAGCTTTATTTCAATCAGCTATTGTCCCATTATCAGATAGTTTATCCCTACATTTTGTGCAGCAATTTGATAAAGAGTACGGGAATATAAGGCTTTGGGGAGCGCTTGGATTTGCGTTAGCCGTATTTGTAGTCGGAAACATTACCGATATGACAGGATCGCTTACGTGGATCTTTTACGCTTTTAGCTTAGGAATGCTTTTATCAGTGTTTGCTCTAACCTCATTTCCGAAGCGCGGTCAGTCTGTCCAAATTGATTTTCGACAAGGATTTAAAACCTTAATGAAAGAGAAGACTTTTTTAATTTTCTTATGTTCGAATTTCTTAATATTTGGACCCGTTCTAGCAAACAATTACTATTTTGGTAAGTTCATTTTAGCAGTAGGCGGTACGTTATCAGGAGTAGGAATTGCATTTTTATTAGCGGCTGGTAGTGAAGCGCCGTTTATGAAGCTCTCACAAAAAATTATTAACCGTCTAGATGTTATACCTGTAATGCTATTATGTGCGTTCATCTCGTTTGCTAGATGGTTATTTTACTTTTTTGATCCTAATGTCACTCTGGTTTATGCAACGACGATTGCTCAAGGTATTTCTGTAGGTTTATACATTCCCGCAGCTCTGCTATTTGTAAGACAAACAGCACCTAAAGAGGTACAAGCTACTGCAGTCGGAATTTATTCTGCAGTCGGTAATGGAATGGGGAATGCTTTCTTCACATTTATAGCTGGTATCCTTTTAGATGTATTAAATGTGTTTTGGATGTATGCTTTTTTCTCATGTATGACATTACTAGGGATGGTTTTAATTTTAGTTGTACGGAAAGAAGCAATGAAGCAATCCCCTATAAGGAATACATCGTATGAAGGAGTGTAA
- the pepV gene encoding dipeptidase PepV codes for MNKSLSKEQLNELQPYYLDRLTELLKIPSTYDETSIREGAPYGENIQKALEYALSLGLEEGFSVNDIDGYAGHIEWGKGEELIGILGHLDVVPPGEGWTNGPFEPVVKDGKLFARGAQDDKGPVMAAFLAMKWLKDLGVEPQKRVRLILGTDEERNWGCMKHYFDKEEMPSVGFSPDAKFPVIHAEKGLIDLNVTKTLDMNQSGATAQLLHLQGGERLNMVPYRAQASLKWDGEGDPVSLFEDFIQQTPYDGTVHMDGDKIHITITGKSAHAMEPNNGHNAFFGIVSFLKELPLSNSILSVLNWIDDAFQNSRGEGLGITCEDEVSGPLTVNVGTAELKGEDLTLGLNIRYPVTKNFQEWFQIFENNMIDQDARIHVIEHLEAIHMAKDHPFVEKLLDIYNRNTNEQAEPLSIGGATYARALNQGVAYGAMFSHSPDTAHNADEHVLINDLMEAAYIYAEAIYELITT; via the coding sequence ATGAACAAAAGTTTATCAAAAGAGCAATTAAATGAATTACAACCCTATTATCTTGATCGCTTAACAGAGCTCCTGAAAATACCTAGTACATATGACGAAACTTCGATAAGAGAGGGAGCACCCTATGGAGAAAACATTCAGAAAGCCTTGGAGTATGCACTTTCATTAGGATTAGAAGAAGGTTTCTCAGTAAATGATATTGATGGATACGCAGGACACATTGAGTGGGGCAAAGGAGAGGAATTAATCGGTATTCTTGGTCACCTCGATGTTGTGCCTCCTGGTGAGGGATGGACAAATGGTCCATTCGAGCCTGTAGTGAAAGATGGGAAGCTGTTTGCGCGTGGGGCTCAGGACGATAAGGGGCCTGTGATGGCTGCCTTTTTAGCTATGAAATGGTTGAAAGATCTTGGAGTGGAACCTCAAAAGCGAGTTCGTTTAATTCTTGGTACAGATGAAGAACGAAACTGGGGTTGTATGAAACATTATTTCGATAAAGAAGAAATGCCTTCGGTAGGCTTTTCACCTGATGCCAAGTTCCCTGTCATTCATGCTGAAAAAGGTTTAATTGATTTAAACGTTACAAAAACGCTTGATATGAACCAATCTGGTGCTACAGCTCAATTGTTACATCTTCAAGGTGGAGAGCGGCTCAATATGGTTCCGTATCGAGCGCAAGCTTCTCTGAAATGGGATGGAGAAGGTGATCCTGTTTCTTTATTTGAAGACTTTATCCAACAAACTCCTTACGATGGAACTGTACATATGGACGGAGACAAAATCCATATTACAATTACAGGAAAGTCAGCCCATGCAATGGAACCGAACAATGGTCATAATGCTTTCTTTGGTATCGTGTCATTTTTAAAAGAATTACCACTCTCGAATTCTATATTGTCCGTGTTGAATTGGATTGATGATGCTTTTCAAAATAGTCGAGGTGAAGGGTTAGGCATCACCTGTGAGGATGAAGTTTCAGGACCTTTAACGGTTAACGTAGGAACAGCCGAGTTAAAAGGTGAGGACTTAACTTTAGGTCTAAATATTCGATATCCTGTGACGAAAAACTTCCAAGAATGGTTCCAAATATTCGAAAACAATATGATTGATCAAGATGCACGTATTCATGTAATTGAGCATTTAGAAGCTATTCATATGGCCAAAGATCATCCTTTCGTAGAAAAACTTCTAGATATCTATAATCGAAACACTAATGAACAGGCAGAACCCCTTTCAATTGGTGGAGCGACTTATGCTAGAGCCCTAAATCAGGGAGTTGCCTATGGTGCGATGTTCTCTCATAGTCCTGATACAGCACACAATGCAGATGAGCATGTTTTAATTAACGACCTTATGGAAGCGGCATATATTTACGCTGAAGCCATTTATGAGCTTATCACAACGTAA
- a CDS encoding TrkA family potassium uptake protein, with amino-acid sequence MIFVRKVLLRMIKMNNRVLFISSTLLIALSSILIVLVEPETFPTVFDGFWWVMTTVTTVGYGDFSPVSVGGRLIAMFLYIVGIGLIGVVIGKVVEGLSMFRKKREEGNIVYKEENHYIIIGWSKKSQYAVKEIIETHPDSEIIIIDELEKAPLLEENIHYIRGNASSKETLDKANVEKAKAVLIFADEKIHDNQLIDGKTLLIASTVESMTSHVHTVVEVMEEDHIKNFEHAQIDEFIFSHETISSLAVRSAFTRGISSIYGQLMRRSHGDDLYHIPLQPTWKTYRDAFNDLLEKGATLIADRQDLGVNRMLDKPIPLEAKLYAICDPETYQQILKEYES; translated from the coding sequence ATGATTTTTGTAAGAAAAGTATTGCTACGTATGATTAAAATGAACAATCGGGTTTTATTTATTAGTAGTACACTACTCATTGCTTTGTCTTCAATCTTAATTGTTTTAGTAGAACCAGAAACATTTCCAACGGTCTTTGATGGCTTTTGGTGGGTGATGACAACTGTTACAACCGTAGGGTATGGGGATTTTTCGCCCGTTTCAGTAGGAGGGCGACTTATTGCCATGTTCCTATACATCGTGGGTATCGGGTTAATTGGTGTTGTTATAGGTAAAGTTGTCGAAGGTCTTTCTATGTTTCGTAAAAAGAGGGAGGAAGGAAATATCGTGTACAAAGAAGAGAATCATTACATTATTATTGGCTGGTCAAAAAAATCACAATATGCAGTAAAAGAAATTATTGAAACGCATCCTGATTCTGAAATTATTATTATAGACGAATTGGAAAAAGCACCACTCTTAGAAGAGAATATTCATTACATACGTGGAAATGCATCCTCAAAAGAAACATTAGACAAAGCGAATGTAGAAAAAGCGAAAGCTGTCTTGATCTTTGCTGATGAAAAGATCCACGATAACCAGTTGATCGATGGAAAGACTCTGTTAATCGCTTCAACAGTTGAATCGATGACATCTCATGTACATACAGTCGTTGAAGTGATGGAGGAAGATCATATTAAAAACTTTGAACATGCACAAATTGATGAATTTATATTTTCTCATGAGACCATTTCATCTCTTGCAGTACGATCTGCATTTACAAGAGGAATCTCTAGTATATACGGACAGCTTATGCGTCGCTCACACGGTGATGACCTTTATCATATCCCTCTTCAACCAACTTGGAAAACGTATCGTGATGCATTTAATGATCTACTTGAAAAAGGAGCTACGCTTATTGCAGACCGTCAAGATTTAGGAGTCAATCGAATGCTTGATAAACCTATTCCTTTAGAGGCTAAACTGTATGCCATATGTGACCCAGAGACTTATCAACAAATTCTAAAGGAGTATGAATCATGA
- a CDS encoding DeoR family transcriptional regulator, producing the protein MNRSTSRMLSRVKSIYLFISENGTVTTTSLSEEFGITARTVQRDLHVLQYNGLVTSPYRGKWTTTEKKVKIS; encoded by the coding sequence TTGAATCGTTCAACATCCCGAATGCTTAGCCGTGTTAAATCGATCTATTTATTTATTAGTGAGAACGGGACCGTAACAACGACTTCATTATCAGAGGAGTTTGGCATAACAGCTCGAACTGTTCAGAGAGACCTGCATGTGTTGCAATACAATGGACTCGTCACAAGTCCGTATCGTGGGAAGTGGACGACTACAGAGAAAAAAGTGAAAATATCATAG
- a CDS encoding pseudouridine synthase: MRIDKVLANMGFGTRKEVKKLLKSGVVRVDGSSIKDAKTHVNPDEQEITVHGEPVEYREFIYIMMNKPQGLISATEDASDMTVIDILQPEDQIFEPFPVGRLDKDTEGLLLITNDGKLTHQLLSPKKGVGKRYYAVIDGEVTEKDQDAFQKGVTLDDGYKTKPAELEILESGATSEIELVITEGKFHQVKRMFESVDKRVTFLKRLSMAGLELDNDLEPGEYRELNDEEIEFLYSVGQEKTEDS; encoded by the coding sequence GTGAGAATCGATAAAGTTTTAGCGAATATGGGCTTCGGGACCCGGAAGGAAGTAAAGAAGTTATTAAAGTCTGGTGTTGTCCGAGTGGATGGAAGCTCTATAAAAGATGCCAAAACACATGTGAATCCAGACGAACAGGAGATTACCGTACATGGTGAACCTGTTGAATATCGAGAATTTATTTATATCATGATGAATAAACCTCAAGGTCTTATTTCAGCAACAGAGGATGCGAGTGATATGACCGTAATTGATATCTTGCAACCAGAAGATCAAATTTTTGAACCTTTCCCAGTTGGGAGACTCGATAAAGATACCGAAGGACTTTTATTGATAACAAATGATGGAAAGCTCACGCATCAGTTGTTATCTCCCAAAAAAGGTGTAGGGAAACGCTACTATGCTGTGATAGATGGCGAGGTAACAGAAAAGGATCAAGATGCTTTTCAGAAAGGTGTAACACTAGATGATGGTTATAAAACCAAGCCAGCTGAATTAGAAATTCTTGAGTCTGGAGCAACCTCTGAAATTGAACTTGTTATTACAGAAGGTAAATTTCATCAGGTGAAACGAATGTTTGAGAGTGTAGATAAACGTGTGACATTCCTGAAGAGGTTAAGTATGGCGGGATTAGAACTTGATAATGATTTAGAGCCTGGAGAGTATCGTGAATTGAATGATGAGGAAATTGAGTTTCTATATAGTGTAGGGCAGGAGAAAACTGAGGATTCATAA
- a CDS encoding polysaccharide biosynthesis protein, protein MAVSKFLKGTMLLTAATFLSKFLGMIYVIPFESFVGQTGGALLSYAYTPYNILISFSTLGVPLAVSKFVSRYNSLGDYETGRRMFKSGLQFMSITGVLAFLLLYFSAGAIAPLVVTDQLKGNSIEDVAMVIRMISFALLIIPAMSIVRGFFQGYESMAPTAVSQVIEQIVRIAFLLIAVFLVIEVYDGSNATAVGFASFAAFIGAIASVGVLWFYWRKRKPYLDSQVEQQETSYNIPMKDLYKELLAYAGPFVLVGIATPLYQLIDQFTFNRTMADIGLGNITETAYAAINLYGHKLVIIPVTLATGLSLALLPAITKSYTEDSHKQLYRQINQALQIIVLLILPAVVGMSLLSYEAYATFYGVDGTNLPLTGSLLAWYAPVALFYGLFTVTSSILQGINQQRFAVISLGAGLLIKATLNIPLIHLFGAKGAIFGTGLAVITAVLLNLWKIRAAASFPYRLLLKRSLLVLILTFAMVIVVSITKWLLGIVGLSYEEGRFAAVMVLFISAGVGGLFYLWLTYQTTLLERVLGGRVSVLDRFLKRKKN, encoded by the coding sequence ATGGCAGTTTCGAAATTTTTAAAAGGTACAATGTTGCTAACAGCGGCAACATTTTTATCAAAGTTTTTAGGGATGATCTACGTGATCCCGTTTGAATCCTTTGTAGGACAGACAGGTGGAGCATTGTTGTCCTACGCATACACCCCTTATAATATCTTAATTAGCTTTTCAACTCTAGGGGTCCCGCTAGCTGTTTCAAAATTTGTTTCGAGATATAACTCGTTAGGGGATTATGAAACGGGACGGCGAATGTTTAAGTCCGGGTTGCAATTCATGTCCATAACTGGAGTTTTAGCTTTCCTACTTCTTTATTTTAGTGCTGGTGCGATTGCACCTCTTGTTGTTACGGATCAACTGAAGGGGAACTCTATTGAAGATGTGGCCATGGTTATCCGCATGATCAGTTTTGCTCTATTGATTATACCAGCAATGAGTATTGTTCGTGGATTTTTCCAAGGATATGAATCCATGGCACCAACTGCAGTATCACAAGTAATTGAACAGATTGTACGTATAGCCTTTTTATTAATAGCTGTTTTCTTAGTAATTGAAGTGTATGACGGTTCGAATGCTACAGCCGTCGGGTTTGCTTCTTTTGCAGCTTTTATTGGTGCTATTGCTTCTGTTGGGGTACTTTGGTTTTACTGGAGGAAGCGTAAGCCTTACCTAGACAGCCAGGTTGAACAGCAGGAAACAAGCTATAACATTCCCATGAAAGATTTATACAAAGAACTACTTGCCTACGCAGGCCCTTTTGTTCTTGTAGGGATTGCTACTCCTCTTTATCAACTCATTGATCAATTTACATTTAATCGAACAATGGCTGATATAGGTTTAGGGAATATCACTGAAACAGCTTATGCTGCTATCAATTTGTATGGCCATAAACTTGTTATCATTCCAGTGACACTAGCTACAGGACTTTCTTTGGCATTATTACCAGCCATTACGAAGTCTTATACAGAGGACTCTCATAAGCAGCTTTATCGACAAATTAACCAAGCGCTGCAAATTATTGTTTTGCTCATTTTACCTGCAGTAGTTGGGATGTCACTCTTATCCTATGAAGCTTATGCAACATTTTATGGTGTAGACGGAACCAACCTCCCATTAACGGGGTCTTTATTAGCTTGGTATGCACCAGTGGCTCTTTTCTATGGATTATTTACAGTAACATCGTCCATTTTACAAGGGATCAATCAGCAACGTTTTGCTGTGATTAGTTTAGGAGCTGGGCTTCTAATTAAAGCAACATTAAACATTCCATTAATCCATTTATTTGGTGCAAAGGGAGCCATATTTGGTACTGGGTTAGCTGTTATTACAGCTGTACTTTTAAACCTCTGGAAAATCCGTGCTGCAGCTTCATTCCCTTATAGACTTTTATTGAAGCGATCTTTATTAGTTTTAATACTCACATTCGCTATGGTGATCGTTGTAAGTATTACAAAGTGGCTACTTGGCATAGTGGGTCTTAGCTATGAAGAAGGTCGTTTTGCAGCTGTAATGGTGTTATTTATTAGTGCAGGTGTGGGTGGTTTATTCTATTTATGGTTAACCTATCAAACAACACTGCTTGAGCGTGTATTAGGAGGTCGAGTTTCTGTACTCGATCGGTTCTTGAAAAGAAAGAAAAATTAG
- a CDS encoding NAD(P)/FAD-dependent oxidoreductase, producing the protein MYDVTVIGGGPSGLMAAIAAAEQGANTLLIDKGKKLGKKLAISGGGRCNVTNNLPQDEIIKHIPGNGRFLYSAFSVFNNYDIMEFFENLGVALKEEDHGRMFPASNKAKDVVNALLTRLDELGVTVRKSTDVKTVDYGDEHHEIQLKSEETIQTKSVVISVGGTSVPHTGSTGDGYAWAEKAGHTVTELYPTEVPLISQEPFIQDKRLQGLSLRNVALSVLNPKGKTIITHRMDMLFTHFGISGPAVLRCSQYVVKEFRKGNRPVNMVIDSYPDHKEHELLEEARTLLNEHPRKNVKNILKGWAPERFLDLLFERNEIGLEDRAANTSLEKLRGFVHDLKQFTFEVHDSQSIEKAFVTGGGVSVKEVVPNTMASKVMPRLFFSGEILDIHGYTGGYNITSALVTGRIAGIFAAYDSFG; encoded by the coding sequence ATGTATGATGTTACCGTAATTGGAGGAGGCCCCTCCGGATTAATGGCAGCCATTGCTGCTGCAGAACAAGGAGCCAATACATTACTCATAGATAAAGGTAAAAAACTTGGAAAGAAGCTAGCCATATCAGGTGGCGGACGTTGCAATGTTACCAACAATCTTCCCCAAGATGAAATTATTAAGCATATTCCAGGGAATGGTCGCTTTTTATATAGCGCTTTTTCTGTGTTTAATAACTACGATATTATGGAATTTTTTGAAAACCTAGGTGTAGCTTTAAAAGAAGAAGATCACGGGCGTATGTTTCCCGCAAGCAACAAAGCAAAAGACGTTGTAAATGCTTTGCTCACTCGATTAGATGAGTTAGGCGTAACTGTAAGGAAAAGCACAGACGTCAAAACAGTTGATTATGGGGACGAGCATCATGAGATTCAATTGAAGTCTGAGGAAACGATCCAAACCAAATCGGTTGTGATTTCAGTTGGAGGTACATCCGTCCCTCATACAGGGTCTACTGGCGATGGTTATGCTTGGGCTGAGAAAGCAGGTCACACTGTAACTGAGCTTTATCCAACTGAAGTACCTCTTATTTCTCAAGAACCATTTATTCAGGATAAACGTTTACAAGGTCTCTCCTTAAGAAATGTTGCGTTATCCGTATTAAATCCAAAAGGAAAAACAATCATCACACATCGCATGGACATGCTATTTACACACTTCGGAATTAGCGGCCCCGCTGTTTTACGTTGTTCTCAGTATGTAGTAAAAGAGTTTCGAAAAGGTAATCGTCCAGTGAATATGGTGATTGATAGCTATCCTGACCATAAAGAACATGAACTTTTAGAAGAAGCGCGTACCTTGTTAAACGAACACCCAAGAAAAAACGTTAAAAACATTTTAAAAGGATGGGCGCCAGAGCGATTCTTGGATCTCCTATTCGAACGTAATGAAATTGGTTTAGAAGATCGTGCTGCCAACACATCTCTTGAAAAACTTCGCGGTTTTGTTCATGACCTGAAACAATTTACATTTGAAGTTCATGATTCTCAGTCCATTGAAAAAGCATTCGTAACTGGGGGAGGCGTTTCTGTTAAAGAAGTAGTCCCTAACACGATGGCTTCCAAAGTTATGCCTAGATTATTTTTCAGTGGAGAAATTCTTGATATCCATGGTTACACAGGTGGCTACAATATTACCTCTGCCCTTGTAACCGGAAGAATTGCAGGCATATTTGCAGCTTACGATTCATTTGGTTAA
- a CDS encoding YpjP family protein → MKPWFRKIFVVFVAILTLGLYIPPTHLDAEAADKNEVISPERNLDNDSISTGKETPSDPIDITIEEEPQNDIEPPSTEFYISAITEQAKEQTVSKLGPRIFEKVEVDFEKDILPNIEDVVQSILAQASDDEVPYYSISEEPSAGYGEQIFSLYDERSNQELARFHVRRDKRPGEGYWFNFHYHLSQDAFEEHHPIGEIYWDKNTPPKWMS, encoded by the coding sequence ATGAAACCTTGGTTCAGAAAAATATTCGTTGTATTTGTTGCGATATTAACCTTAGGGTTATATATACCGCCGACCCATCTCGATGCAGAGGCGGCTGATAAGAATGAAGTTATTTCACCTGAACGCAATTTAGATAATGATTCGATTTCTACTGGTAAGGAAACACCGTCTGATCCTATAGATATCACGATTGAAGAAGAACCTCAGAATGATATAGAGCCTCCTTCTACTGAATTTTATATAAGTGCAATAACAGAGCAAGCAAAAGAACAAACCGTATCTAAATTAGGGCCTAGAATTTTTGAAAAAGTGGAAGTTGATTTTGAAAAAGACATTTTACCGAATATTGAAGATGTTGTTCAATCGATTTTAGCGCAAGCTAGTGATGATGAAGTACCTTATTACAGTATCTCTGAAGAACCTTCAGCAGGTTATGGAGAGCAAATTTTTAGTTTGTATGATGAGCGTTCAAACCAAGAATTAGCTCGATTTCATGTGCGTCGGGATAAGCGACCAGGGGAAGGATATTGGTTTAATTTCCACTACCACTTAAGTCAAGATGCCTTTGAAGAGCATCACCCAATTGGCGAAATTTATTGGGACAAAAATACCCCACCGAAGTGGATGTCATAA